The following proteins are co-located in the Syngnathus scovelli strain Florida chromosome 5, RoL_Ssco_1.2, whole genome shotgun sequence genome:
- the ncapg gene encoding condensin complex subunit 3 isoform X2 codes for MAADNEIDIKDAFQCAQKGHSNKAKLVASLKNRYNKLEDKTLFHEEFITYLKHAMIVYKREPTVENVIEFVVRFTTSFQPPPKTDEEQREEDEEDDHPFLSFLFNFLLESHRANSHAVRFRVCQLINKLLGSMAENAQIDDDLFDRIHQAMLVRVTDKFPNVRIQAALAMTRLQQPTDPDCPTLNAYMLILENDSNAEVRRAVLSCIAMCPRTLPRVLKRTRDVKENVRKQAYQVLADKVYVRALTIAQRVSLLEQGLHDTSEAVREVVCTSLLPAWLLRLDGNVVELLHKLDVENCAETALEMLTAIFKGMDADDLLQNRVQLNNRKLIPVECLTCENVLYWRALCKFIKDKGDDGDEMLEQVLPDAATYAEYLYEYLKVVPELSEEQRADLTQLELVMTKDFISQQLIHLIGCLDTNEEGGRKRVLAVLQDMLALPRTPSSLIPLLTEKLLTLVLDDQRRIQTVAEIISDVRAPISEATQPVDENVSRRQQVQLAEVKVRIMEAKQALEESIAAQDFGRAAELKESITELENQRNKVLEEIAAITQPTNTEIRTEKNDPETLLRCLTMCAELLKQMKTKNRISPTISALMSSLILPSIASAHPTVRSMAVVCLGTCALHSKELANTHMVLLLQIAQLDEVKIRISALRAVIDLLLLFGFQLLSESGSGQKTQPPDRGEEEQEDEEKVAAQKEEDTAQSILMMLSELLDSEMSELRTETAQGLAKLMYMGRISSPKILSRLILLWYNPVTEDDVRLRRCLGVFFQLYARESRAHQEVVEESFLPTMRTLMKAPATSPLAEVDVSNVVKLFVELTHPSSLMKPSANTEEVGVHDYLAVRMCGEMLLDPTAPEVRLYAKTLSYLELTGDEIVRKDLLSLLQQLVQVVKDRVCLRALEKMISQLGASKEQAELVNASALQPLDVNADETVADEPLKAAKRSRKGQRKASTAKGGKKPSKKAESSEESDGENVPDSVPATRPSRRAKIAAIEKTKLDLNPLLNQEANLS; via the exons ATGGCCGCGGACAACGAAATAGACATCAAGGATGCCTTTCAGTGCGCCCAAAAGGGACACAGCAACAAGGCGAAGCTGGTGGCGAGCCTGAAGAACCGCTACAACAAA CTGGAGGACAAGACCTTGTTCCACGAAGAGTTTATCACCTACCTGAAACATGCCATGATTGTCTACAAGCGTGAGCCCACAGTGGAAAATGTCATTGAATTTGTAGTCCGATTCACCACAAGTTTCCAGCCTCCACCTAAAACTGATGAAGAGCAaagggaggaagatgaggaggacgaTCATCCATTTTTGAGTTTCCTTTTTAACTTCTTGCTGGAG TCTCATAGGGCGAACAGCCATGCGGTGCGCTTTCGCGTGTGCCAACTCATCAACAAGCTGCTCGGCAGCATGGCGGAGAACGCTCAGATTGACGACGATCTCTTCGATCGCATCCATCAAGCCATGCTGGTCCGTGTCACTGACAAGTTTCCCAATGTGCGCATCCAGGCCGCCTTGGCCATGACCCGACTGCAGCAGCCAACTGATCCTGATTGTCCCACCCTCAATG CTTACATGCTGATTCTGGAAAACGACAGTAATGCAGAGGTGCGACGGGCTGTCCTCTCCTGCATTGCCATGTGTCCTCGCACCCTCCCAAGAGTACTCAAACGCACCCGTGATGTGAAAGAAAATGTCCGCAAACAAGCCTACCAG gtTCTGGCTGACAAGGTTTACGTCAGAGCTCTAACCATTGCACAAAGAGTGAGTTTACTGGAGCAGGGACTCCATGACACATCAG AAGCAGTAAGAGAGGTGGTTTGCACAAGTCTACTACCTGCTTGGCTCCTTCGACTGGATGGAAATGTCGTGGAGCTTCTCCACAAGCTTGATGTGGAGAATTGTGccgaaacagctttggaaatgcTGACTGCCATTTTCAAAGGCATGGACGCTGATGATCTGCTGCAGAACAGAGTTCAGTTGAACAACAG GAAACTGATCCCAGTGGAGTGCCTGACATGCGAGAATGTTCTTTACTGGCGAGCACTGTGCAAGTTCATCAAGGATAAAGGCGACGACGGTGACGAAATGTTGGAGCAGGTCTTGCCAGATGCTGCCACTTACGCCGAGTACCTTTATGA GTATCTGAAGGTGGTTCCGGAGCTGTCAGAGGAGCAGAGAGCAGACTTGACCCAGCTGGAGTTGGTTATGACCAAGGATTTTATCTCTCAGCAGCTCATTCATCTCATCGGTTGCCTGGACACCAATGAGGAGGGTGGCAG GAAGCGAGTTCTGGCTGTGCTGCAGGATATGTTGGCCCTGCCGCGGACGCCCTCCTCGCTGATTCCCTTGCTCACCGAGAAGCTCCTCACACTCGTGCTCGATGACCAGCGACGCATTCAGACC GTGGCAGAAATAATCTCGGATGTGCGGGCGCCAATTTCAGAAGCAACTCAACCGGTGGACGAGAACGTCAGCCGTCGCCAGCAAGTTCAG CTAGCAGAGGTGAAGGTGAGAATCATGGAGGCTAAGCAAGCCCTAGAGGAGAGCATCGCCGCTCAGGACTTTGGCCGCGCCGCCGAGTTGAAGGAGTCCATCACAGAGCTGGAGAACCAGCGCAACAAGGTCCTCGAGGAGATCGCAGCGATCACCCAGCCAACTAACACCGAGATCCGCACTGAGAag AATGACCCTGAGACTCTGTTGAGGTGTCTGACAATGTGTGCTGAGCTGCTCAAGCAGATGAAAACCAAGAATCGAATCAGCCCCACCATAAGCGCCTTAATGTCCTCACTG ATCCTGCCTAGCATCGCAAGTGCTCACCCCACTGTCCGCAGCATGGCCGTGGTTTGTCTGGGCACATGCGCTCTACATAGCAAGGAGCTTGCCAACACCCACATGGTACTTCTGCTACAG atCGCCCAACTCGATGAGGTCAAGATTCGCATCAGCGCTCTGCGGGCAGTCATCGACCTGCTTTTGCTGTTCGGCTTCCAGCTGCTCTCTGAAAGTGGCAGCGGTCAGAAAACTCAGCCACCGGACCGGggggaggaggagcaggaggatgaggagaaagTGGCAGCACAGAAGGAGGAGGACACCGCTCAGAGCATTTTGATGATGCTGTCAGAACTCCTAGACAGTGAG ATGTCCGAACTGCGCACGGAGACAGCTCAGGGACTGGCCAAACTGATGTACATGGGACGCATTTCCAGTCCCAAGATCCTGTCGCGCCTGATTCTGCTGTGGTATAACCCGGTCACTGAGGACGACGTTCGTCTTCGACGCTGCCTGGGTGTCTTTTTCCAGCTCTATGCCCGCGAGAGCag agCCCACCAGGAAGTTGTGGAGGAGAGTTTCCTTCCAACCATGCGTACGCTGATGAAGGCCCCCGCCACTTCTCCATTAGCTGAGGTGGACGTCAGCAACGTGGTGAAGCTTTTTGTAGAACTGACCCATCCAAGTTCCCTCATGAAGCCTTCTGCCAACACTGAG GAAGTGGGCGTCCATGACTACTTGGCGGTACGCATGTGCGGTGAGATGCTGCTGGATCCAACTGCTCCCGAGGTGCGCCTCTACGCCAAGACGCTGAGCTACCTGGAGCTAACCGGGGACGAGATAGTCAGGAAGGACCTGCTATCGCTTTTGCAGCAGCTCGTCCAG GTGGTGAAGGACCGTGTCTGTCTCCGTGCCTTGGAGAAGATGATTTCTCAACTGGGGGCTTCGAAAGAGCAAGCCGAGCTCGTCAACGCCTCAGCGCTGCAGCCGCTTGATGTCAATGCGGACG AAACTGTAGCCGACGAGCCATTGAAGGCAGCCAAGAGAAGCAGAAAAG GTCAAAGGAAGGCCTCAACTGCCAAAGGAGGCAAAAAGCCCAGCAAAAAGGCAGAGTCCTCAGAGGAAag cgATGGAGAAAATGTTCCCGACTCAGTTCCTGCAACGCGACCGTCTCGTAGGGCCAAGATTGCAGCTATAGAGAAGACAAAACTGGATCTTAATCCACTCCTCAACCAGGAAGCCAATCTTTCTTAA
- the ncapg gene encoding condensin complex subunit 3 isoform X1, giving the protein MAADNEIDIKDAFQCAQKGHSNKAKLVASLKNRYNKLEDKTLFHEEFITYLKHAMIVYKREPTVENVIEFVVRFTTSFQPPPKTDEEQREEDEEDDHPFLSFLFNFLLESHRANSHAVRFRVCQLINKLLGSMAENAQIDDDLFDRIHQAMLVRVTDKFPNVRIQAALAMTRLQQPTDPDCPTLNAYMLILENDSNAEVRRAVLSCIAMCPRTLPRVLKRTRDVKENVRKQAYQVLADKVYVRALTIAQRVSLLEQGLHDTSEAVREVVCTSLLPAWLLRLDGNVVELLHKLDVENCAETALEMLTAIFKGMDADDLLQNRVQLNNRKLIPVECLTCENVLYWRALCKFIKDKGDDGDEMLEQVLPDAATYAEYLYEYLKVVPELSEEQRADLTQLELVMTKDFISQQLIHLIGCLDTNEEGGRKRVLAVLQDMLALPRTPSSLIPLLTEKLLTLVLDDQRRIQTVAEIISDVRAPISEATQPVDENVSRRQQVQLAEVKVRIMEAKQALEESIAAQDFGRAAELKESITELENQRNKVLEEIAAITQPTNTEIRTEKNDPETLLRCLTMCAELLKQMKTKNRISPTISALMSSLILPSIASAHPTVRSMAVVCLGTCALHSKELANTHMVLLLQIAQLDEVKIRISALRAVIDLLLLFGFQLLSESGSGQKTQPPDRGEEEQEDEEKVAAQKEEDTAQSILMMLSELLDSEMSELRTETAQGLAKLMYMGRISSPKILSRLILLWYNPVTEDDVRLRRCLGVFFQLYARESRAHQEVVEESFLPTMRTLMKAPATSPLAEVDVSNVVKLFVELTHPSSLMKPSANTEEVGVHDYLAVRMCGEMLLDPTAPEVRLYAKTLSYLELTGDEIVRKDLLSLLQQLVQVVKDRVCLRALEKMISQLGASKEQAELVNASALQPLDVNADETVADEPLKAAKRSRKGQRKASTAKGGKKPSKKAESSEESSDGENVPDSVPATRPSRRAKIAAIEKTKLDLNPLLNQEANLS; this is encoded by the exons ATGGCCGCGGACAACGAAATAGACATCAAGGATGCCTTTCAGTGCGCCCAAAAGGGACACAGCAACAAGGCGAAGCTGGTGGCGAGCCTGAAGAACCGCTACAACAAA CTGGAGGACAAGACCTTGTTCCACGAAGAGTTTATCACCTACCTGAAACATGCCATGATTGTCTACAAGCGTGAGCCCACAGTGGAAAATGTCATTGAATTTGTAGTCCGATTCACCACAAGTTTCCAGCCTCCACCTAAAACTGATGAAGAGCAaagggaggaagatgaggaggacgaTCATCCATTTTTGAGTTTCCTTTTTAACTTCTTGCTGGAG TCTCATAGGGCGAACAGCCATGCGGTGCGCTTTCGCGTGTGCCAACTCATCAACAAGCTGCTCGGCAGCATGGCGGAGAACGCTCAGATTGACGACGATCTCTTCGATCGCATCCATCAAGCCATGCTGGTCCGTGTCACTGACAAGTTTCCCAATGTGCGCATCCAGGCCGCCTTGGCCATGACCCGACTGCAGCAGCCAACTGATCCTGATTGTCCCACCCTCAATG CTTACATGCTGATTCTGGAAAACGACAGTAATGCAGAGGTGCGACGGGCTGTCCTCTCCTGCATTGCCATGTGTCCTCGCACCCTCCCAAGAGTACTCAAACGCACCCGTGATGTGAAAGAAAATGTCCGCAAACAAGCCTACCAG gtTCTGGCTGACAAGGTTTACGTCAGAGCTCTAACCATTGCACAAAGAGTGAGTTTACTGGAGCAGGGACTCCATGACACATCAG AAGCAGTAAGAGAGGTGGTTTGCACAAGTCTACTACCTGCTTGGCTCCTTCGACTGGATGGAAATGTCGTGGAGCTTCTCCACAAGCTTGATGTGGAGAATTGTGccgaaacagctttggaaatgcTGACTGCCATTTTCAAAGGCATGGACGCTGATGATCTGCTGCAGAACAGAGTTCAGTTGAACAACAG GAAACTGATCCCAGTGGAGTGCCTGACATGCGAGAATGTTCTTTACTGGCGAGCACTGTGCAAGTTCATCAAGGATAAAGGCGACGACGGTGACGAAATGTTGGAGCAGGTCTTGCCAGATGCTGCCACTTACGCCGAGTACCTTTATGA GTATCTGAAGGTGGTTCCGGAGCTGTCAGAGGAGCAGAGAGCAGACTTGACCCAGCTGGAGTTGGTTATGACCAAGGATTTTATCTCTCAGCAGCTCATTCATCTCATCGGTTGCCTGGACACCAATGAGGAGGGTGGCAG GAAGCGAGTTCTGGCTGTGCTGCAGGATATGTTGGCCCTGCCGCGGACGCCCTCCTCGCTGATTCCCTTGCTCACCGAGAAGCTCCTCACACTCGTGCTCGATGACCAGCGACGCATTCAGACC GTGGCAGAAATAATCTCGGATGTGCGGGCGCCAATTTCAGAAGCAACTCAACCGGTGGACGAGAACGTCAGCCGTCGCCAGCAAGTTCAG CTAGCAGAGGTGAAGGTGAGAATCATGGAGGCTAAGCAAGCCCTAGAGGAGAGCATCGCCGCTCAGGACTTTGGCCGCGCCGCCGAGTTGAAGGAGTCCATCACAGAGCTGGAGAACCAGCGCAACAAGGTCCTCGAGGAGATCGCAGCGATCACCCAGCCAACTAACACCGAGATCCGCACTGAGAag AATGACCCTGAGACTCTGTTGAGGTGTCTGACAATGTGTGCTGAGCTGCTCAAGCAGATGAAAACCAAGAATCGAATCAGCCCCACCATAAGCGCCTTAATGTCCTCACTG ATCCTGCCTAGCATCGCAAGTGCTCACCCCACTGTCCGCAGCATGGCCGTGGTTTGTCTGGGCACATGCGCTCTACATAGCAAGGAGCTTGCCAACACCCACATGGTACTTCTGCTACAG atCGCCCAACTCGATGAGGTCAAGATTCGCATCAGCGCTCTGCGGGCAGTCATCGACCTGCTTTTGCTGTTCGGCTTCCAGCTGCTCTCTGAAAGTGGCAGCGGTCAGAAAACTCAGCCACCGGACCGGggggaggaggagcaggaggatgaggagaaagTGGCAGCACAGAAGGAGGAGGACACCGCTCAGAGCATTTTGATGATGCTGTCAGAACTCCTAGACAGTGAG ATGTCCGAACTGCGCACGGAGACAGCTCAGGGACTGGCCAAACTGATGTACATGGGACGCATTTCCAGTCCCAAGATCCTGTCGCGCCTGATTCTGCTGTGGTATAACCCGGTCACTGAGGACGACGTTCGTCTTCGACGCTGCCTGGGTGTCTTTTTCCAGCTCTATGCCCGCGAGAGCag agCCCACCAGGAAGTTGTGGAGGAGAGTTTCCTTCCAACCATGCGTACGCTGATGAAGGCCCCCGCCACTTCTCCATTAGCTGAGGTGGACGTCAGCAACGTGGTGAAGCTTTTTGTAGAACTGACCCATCCAAGTTCCCTCATGAAGCCTTCTGCCAACACTGAG GAAGTGGGCGTCCATGACTACTTGGCGGTACGCATGTGCGGTGAGATGCTGCTGGATCCAACTGCTCCCGAGGTGCGCCTCTACGCCAAGACGCTGAGCTACCTGGAGCTAACCGGGGACGAGATAGTCAGGAAGGACCTGCTATCGCTTTTGCAGCAGCTCGTCCAG GTGGTGAAGGACCGTGTCTGTCTCCGTGCCTTGGAGAAGATGATTTCTCAACTGGGGGCTTCGAAAGAGCAAGCCGAGCTCGTCAACGCCTCAGCGCTGCAGCCGCTTGATGTCAATGCGGACG AAACTGTAGCCGACGAGCCATTGAAGGCAGCCAAGAGAAGCAGAAAAG GTCAAAGGAAGGCCTCAACTGCCAAAGGAGGCAAAAAGCCCAGCAAAAAGGCAGAGTCCTCAGAGGAAag cagcgATGGAGAAAATGTTCCCGACTCAGTTCCTGCAACGCGACCGTCTCGTAGGGCCAAGATTGCAGCTATAGAGAAGACAAAACTGGATCTTAATCCACTCCTCAACCAGGAAGCCAATCTTTCTTAA